The Candidatus Curtissbacteria bacterium genome segment CGACCCTGAGTGGAATCGAAGGGTCGACTTCGCTCGAATAAGCAAAAGCTTGCGGTCCTCGCCTTACAGGCTGCGGGCCTAAATATTCTTCGAGCGAACAAAGAGAGTCGAGAAGAAAAAATAGTTTTGACTATGAACCATAAACTATCAACTAATTATGCTTGATATTAAATTCATCCGCGAAAACCCAGGTCTTGTCGAAGAAGGCGCCAAACAAAAAGGCTACGTAGTTGACATAAAAAAGCTTTTAGAAGTCGACGACAAACGTCGAAAATTGATTGAGGAAGTAGACAAGCTCAGATCACAAAAAAAAGAAGCTGCGGAAAAAAGGGACGAAAGTGAAGGTTCGAAGATCAAAGGAGAACTGAAACAAAAAGAAGAACAGCTTGAAAAATTAAACGAAGAATTCTACGAACTAATTAGAAAAGTTCCAAATATACCCAAAGACGATGTTCCCGCGGGGCGTGACGAAAACGACGACGCTGTTGTAAAAGAAGTAGGAGAGAAACGAAAATTTGATTTTAAAATCAGAGACCATCTAGAGCTTGGCACATCAAACGACCTTATAGACGTCGACAGGGCAGCCAAAACATCTGGCTCCAGATTTAATTTCTTAAAAAATGAACTCGCACTTCTGGAATTTGCTCTTATAAGCTTTGCCTTCGAAACTTTAACAAAAGAAGGTTTTATTCCAATTGTGCCGCCAGTAATAATTAACAAAAAAGTCGCGGAAGGTCTAGGTTATCCTGAATACGAAACCGGTGAGGGATACAAGGTCGACGATCAATATTTAGTAGGTACGGCTGAACACTCTATTGTTCCGATGCATATGGATGAAACTCTCAGTGAAAAAGACTTGCCCAAAAGATACGTGGGTTTTTCGACTGCTTTCCGCAGGGAAGCAGGATCATACGGCAAAGATACAAGGGGAATTTTAAGGGTCCATCAGTTTGACAAAGTGGAAATGGTCTCATTCGTCAAACCCGAAGATGAGGACAAGGAACACCAATTCTTAGTATCTCTCGAAGAGAAACTTATTTCAGGCCTTGGTCTAGCGTACCGAGTAGTTAATAAATGCTCAGGGGAGCTAGGATTTCCAACAGCGAGGAAATACGATATCGAAACATGGATGCCGGCGCAAGAAAAATACAGAGAAACACATTCAGCATCGACTAACTCAGATTTTCAATCAAGAAGGTTAAACATCAAGTATCAAAGCGTAGGCCAAAAAGAATACGTTTATATTTTGAACGCAACAGCCTTCGCGATCGGTAGAACCCTTATTGCGATTATGGAAAATTACCAGCAAAAAGACGGGTCCATAGAAGTTCCAAAAGTCCTCCAAAAATACACCAATTTCACAAAAATTCCAGCCTAAGAATCTATTCGGAGTGAGCGAGAACCACGGACTTTAAGCCATGAGAATCTTATAGTCTCGCGAAACGAGAATCAAAATACCACGCCCTTTAGGACGTGTGTAGTTTATTGACAGGGAAGCTCGTTTAGATTTACTGTTAAGTTAGAAAGCCTCCCGTCTGCTCTCGGAGGCTTTCCTTTGGAAATCCCCAAAAAACTGAAATTAAGATATAATATCTGGGCATGAAATCATACCTGCCCGAAGATGACGATGCTCCAATTAGAAAGCGCAATCGCGTAAAAAGACTTGCTCCCAAACAACACAAAATTGTTCACGAATCTGGTAGGTCAACAAAAACTTTGTGGCAGCAAATTATAGAAAGGTCAGAGAAAAAGTAATATGCTTGGAATTTTAAATAAATTTTTAGACAGCAACGAAAAGCAAATCAAAAAACTTCAGCCTCAAGTAGATGATATTAACAGCTTGGAGAAGAAGTTTGAAAAGCTGACGGATGAAAAACTTCTAGCAAAAACCGCGGAGTTCAAGCTAAGGCACGAACGCGGAGAATCGTTAGATGACCTTTTACCAGAAGCTTACGCGACTGTCAGAGAATCCGCCAAAAGAACCCTCAACCTAAGACACTACGACGTTCAGCTTATAGCAGGCATCGCTCTTCATATGGGAATGATTGCGGAACAGCGAACTGGTGAAGGAAAAACTCTTACTGCAACCCTACCTCTTTATTTAAACTCTCTTGCGGGGAAAAATGTCCAGCTGGCGACCGTCAATGATTATTTGGCGAGAATTGGTGTCGGTTGGATGGGCCCAATCTACAGCGCTCTTGGAGTAAGCGTCGGCGTTGTCATGCAAGACGCCGCTCACGTTTATGACCCTAAACACGAAGCCAAAAATCAGCTCGACTGGCGTCTTCGCCACCTAAAACCAGTCAGCAAAAAAGAAGCGTACCAGGCGGATATCACTTATGGAACCAATAACGAATTCGGTTTTGACTATCTTCGCGACAACATGGTCTGGAACTTAGACGACATGGCTCAACGAGGGCAAAACTACGTAATCGTCGACGAAGCAGACTCTATTCTTATCGACGAAGCAAGAACTCCACTCATCATTTCCGCGCCCAGCGCTCAGGCAACAGACAAATATTCTCAGTTCTCAAAACTGGTAGAAGAACTTTCGGCAGAAACAGACTACGTCATTGACGAAAAACTAAAAACCGCAAATCTAACCGAGCATGGCATCACCAAGGTAGAAAAGAGGCTCGGAGTTACCAACTTATACGAAAAAGATTTCAGCGCCATTCATCATATTCAACAGGCTCTTCGGGCAAAAACTCTCTTTTTTATAGATCGCGACTACGTTGTCAAGGATAATCAAATTGTTATCGTCGATGAATTTACTGGAAGACTTATGCCAGGTAGGCGCTGGTCGGAGGGGTTGCATCAGGCAATAGAAGCCAAGGAAGGAGTTGGGGTTCAGCAAGAATCTCAAACTCTAGCCACAATTTCCTTTCAGAATTTTTTCCGTCTATATGACAAATTAGCAGGAATGACCGGAACTGCAGTCACAGAAGCCGAAGAATTCCATAAAATTTATAGCGTTGAAGCGCTCGTCGTTCCGACAAACAAGCCGATGGTAAGAAAAGACGAATCGGACGTCGTTTACAAAACAGCGAAGGCAAAATTTACCGCAATCGCAAACGAAGTAGGCAAGCGACACGAAGAAAACCAGCCGGTTTTAATCGGAACGACTTCGATCGAAAAAAATGAATTTTTGGCGTCACTCCTTAAGAAGAAAAAAATCCCCCACCAGCTCCTTAACGCTAAAAATCACCAAAGGGAAGCAGAAATAATCGCAGAAGCCGGCAAAATTGGATCCGTTACTCTTGCGACTAATATTGCGGGTCGCGGGGTCGATATTATTTTGGGAGGAACTCCTCCAACCGACAAACATGGTCGTCCGACAACAAAGGGAAGGGAATACGAAAAGTGGAAAAAGAACCACGAGGAAGTTAAATCAATTGGCGGTCTCCACGTAATCGGTACAGAAAGGCACGAGTCCAGACGAATCGACAATCAGCTTAGAGGAAGGGCAGGCAGGCAAGGGGATCCGGGCTCAACTAAATTTTATGTCGCTCTGGAAGACGATATTATGCGCCTTTTTGGAGGGGACCAAATTGCCAGAATCATGACTGCATTTAAGCTCCCCGAAGACACCCCAATTGAGCACTCAATGGTTGCAAAAGCAATAGAAAACGCTCAGGTGAAAGTCGAAACCCACAACTTCGACATCAGAAAACATTTAGTTGAATACGATGACGTCGCCAACAAGCAAAGAGAAATAATTTACAGCTCGAGAAGAGAGATCCTGGAAGCAACAAAGGGGAAGGATGAGTCTTCTAAAGTTAAAGACGAATTACTTTCAAAAGTCGAAAGGGAAATTGAAAATCTTGTTCTAATGTACGCTCCGGAAGGAGTTTCGATTACTGAACACGATCAAATTGCAAAAGAATTTTCTACAATCATTCCTTTTGACCAAGCATCCCAGCAAAAACTTGTCGAAGATAGCAAAAAAATAACTGACAGCGAAAACCTGATTAAATTCTATAACGACGTCGCGACCAAAGTTTACAAAGACAGGGAAAAATCACTTGCCCCCGAAGTGGTAAGGGATATCGAGAAATTTGTAAATCTTTCTGTTATAGATACTCTTTGGACAGAACACTTGGACACCCTCGATGATTTAAGGGAAGGAATTGGTCTTCGGGCTGCAGGTCAACGTGACCCTCTTGTTGAGTACAAACAGGAAGCGTTTTCGCTTTTTGAAAAATTGATTTCGTCAATAGATTACGAAATCGTAAGGAGAATATTTAAAGTTCAAGTAAGGCAACAGCCGGAAATCGAAAGAATAGAAGAAAGGGGAGTCGAAGTTCACCCCCAGGCTTCACTCGTAGGAGATGTCAATCAACAACCAGCAATTAACAATAGGCAGAGCCCTGCGGTCCTCGCTAACGCTGCGGGCCTACAACAATCGTCAGATAAAGACCCCTTAGCAATGACAGACGAAGAGCTGGAAGCTGAAATAGAGAAACTCGAAGGACAACAGACGTCTGAAAATACTACAACTGACGATCGCGACCCAAACGAAATGTCAGATACCGAACTCGAATCTGAAATTGCACGCCTCGAAGCAATCGAAAACCAAAGCTCAAGGTCTCTCCTTAAGTCCTCGAAAGGTGAGACCTTGAATACGCCATTGAAAGTCACAAAAATAGGTCGCAACGATCCTTGTCCATGCGGTAGTGGGCTAAAGTGGAAAAAATGTGGCCTAATAAACGCTCCTCAACACAAGGGCTAACTTCTAAAGACCATTGCATTTAAAATCAAATAATCAGATACTGAAGTTGTGAAGCCTTTTTCTGCCCGAGGATTCGTGCACCCTTCAGTCATCCTCGCGATCGTCATCTTGCTCCTTGCCGTAGTTTTAACCCCTGCCAAAAAATACGTATATCTTGCTTACTCCCATGCCGCGTTCAAAATAGGCATTGATACAAATAATATTGCCAGCGAGAAATACGTCAGCTGGATTAAATCCCAAAACCAAGCTCAGCCAAATGGTCAAGCAATTTTCTTAAACAGATCAGTAGAAGCAACAAAAGTCACACAAAACCCCCGAACAAATAACCAAGCAATTCTGGGAACCCAGGCAGACGATAGCAAATGGATCGAAGTAGACCTTTCGGAACAAGCACTTTACATGATGGAAAACGGAAACGTCAAAGGAAGATTTCTTGTCTCTACGGGCA includes the following:
- the serS gene encoding serine--tRNA ligase, whose amino-acid sequence is MLDIKFIRENPGLVEEGAKQKGYVVDIKKLLEVDDKRRKLIEEVDKLRSQKKEAAEKRDESEGSKIKGELKQKEEQLEKLNEEFYELIRKVPNIPKDDVPAGRDENDDAVVKEVGEKRKFDFKIRDHLELGTSNDLIDVDRAAKTSGSRFNFLKNELALLEFALISFAFETLTKEGFIPIVPPVIINKKVAEGLGYPEYETGEGYKVDDQYLVGTAEHSIVPMHMDETLSEKDLPKRYVGFSTAFRREAGSYGKDTRGILRVHQFDKVEMVSFVKPEDEDKEHQFLVSLEEKLISGLGLAYRVVNKCSGELGFPTARKYDIETWMPAQEKYRETHSASTNSDFQSRRLNIKYQSVGQKEYVYILNATAFAIGRTLIAIMENYQQKDGSIEVPKVLQKYTNFTKIPA
- the secA gene encoding preprotein translocase subunit SecA — protein: MLGILNKFLDSNEKQIKKLQPQVDDINSLEKKFEKLTDEKLLAKTAEFKLRHERGESLDDLLPEAYATVRESAKRTLNLRHYDVQLIAGIALHMGMIAEQRTGEGKTLTATLPLYLNSLAGKNVQLATVNDYLARIGVGWMGPIYSALGVSVGVVMQDAAHVYDPKHEAKNQLDWRLRHLKPVSKKEAYQADITYGTNNEFGFDYLRDNMVWNLDDMAQRGQNYVIVDEADSILIDEARTPLIISAPSAQATDKYSQFSKLVEELSAETDYVIDEKLKTANLTEHGITKVEKRLGVTNLYEKDFSAIHHIQQALRAKTLFFIDRDYVVKDNQIVIVDEFTGRLMPGRRWSEGLHQAIEAKEGVGVQQESQTLATISFQNFFRLYDKLAGMTGTAVTEAEEFHKIYSVEALVVPTNKPMVRKDESDVVYKTAKAKFTAIANEVGKRHEENQPVLIGTTSIEKNEFLASLLKKKKIPHQLLNAKNHQREAEIIAEAGKIGSVTLATNIAGRGVDIILGGTPPTDKHGRPTTKGREYEKWKKNHEEVKSIGGLHVIGTERHESRRIDNQLRGRAGRQGDPGSTKFYVALEDDIMRLFGGDQIARIMTAFKLPEDTPIEHSMVAKAIENAQVKVETHNFDIRKHLVEYDDVANKQREIIYSSRREILEATKGKDESSKVKDELLSKVEREIENLVLMYAPEGVSITEHDQIAKEFSTIIPFDQASQQKLVEDSKKITDSENLIKFYNDVATKVYKDREKSLAPEVVRDIEKFVNLSVIDTLWTEHLDTLDDLREGIGLRAAGQRDPLVEYKQEAFSLFEKLISSIDYEIVRRIFKVQVRQQPEIERIEERGVEVHPQASLVGDVNQQPAINNRQSPAVLANAAGLQQSSDKDPLAMTDEELEAEIEKLEGQQTSENTTTDDRDPNEMSDTELESEIARLEAIENQSSRSLLKSSKGETLNTPLKVTKIGRNDPCPCGSGLKWKKCGLINAPQHKG
- a CDS encoding L,D-transpeptidase; amino-acid sequence: MKPFSARGFVHPSVILAIVILLLAVVLTPAKKYVYLAYSHAAFKIGIDTNNIASEKYVSWIKSQNQAQPNGQAIFLNRSVEATKVTQNPRTNNQAILGTQADDSKWIEVDLSEQALYMMENGNVKGRFLVSTGKWYPTPRGQWRIWTKLTSTRMAGGSKVLGTYYNLPNVPYTMYYDRGYGIHGAYWHNNFGNPMSHGCVNMKPEEAAIVFNWAQVGTRVIVRT